One window of the Colletotrichum destructivum chromosome 6, complete sequence genome contains the following:
- a CDS encoding Putative Cytidyltransferase-like domain, nicotinate/nicotinamide nucleotide adenylyltransferase: MRAGTFRLFSSQASRPPTPPLRRLSTLRNNLPAARNTTTKNNKNNHSNLTMVATPETIEAMTPPGYNFPEHRLRLQQSEPDREPLVLVAPGSYSPITFLHLRMAVMAADYVRYNTNFELIGSYLSPVSDAYKKRGLAPACHRRRMCEIAAEQTSRFLMVDPWEAEQTAYVPTAVVLDHFEHEINVKRGGCNGKRVRIAVLAGADLINTMSQPGVWSPSDLRHILGDFGAFVLERAGVNIDEALGNLKEYEDQIYYIPQVVPNDVSSTKIRLLLRRNMSIDYLIPAEVIKYIEEHGLYHEDDAATNDKGKEKEVQ; the protein is encoded by the exons ATGCGAGCTGGAACGTTCCGGCTGTTCTCGTCGCAAGCGTCCCGCCCCCcgacccctcccctccggCGTCTCAGCACGCTGCGTAACaacctccccgccgcccgaaacaccaccaccaagaacaacaaaaacaaccaCAGCAACCTCACGATGGTCGCCACCCCCGAGACCATCGAGGCCATGACGCCTCCCGGCTACAACTTCCCGGAACACCGCCTCCGCCTGCAGCAGTCCGAACCCGACCGCGAGCctcttgtcctcgtcgccccggGCTCCTACAGCCCCATCACCTTCCTCCACCTGCGCATGgccgtcatggccgccgacTACGTCCGCTACAACACAAACTTCGAGCTCATCGGCTCTTACCTGTCCCCCGTCTCCGACGCCTACAAGAAGCGCGGCTTGGCCCCCGcctgccaccgccgccgcatgTGCGAGATTGCCGCCGAGCAGACTTCGCGCTTCCTCATGGTCGATCCCTGGGAGGCCGAGCAGACGGCTTACGTGcccaccgccgtcgtcctcgaccactTTGAGCACGAGATCAACGTCAAGCGTGGCGGCTGCAACGGCAAGCGCGTCCGCATCGCCgttctcgccggcgccgacctcaTCAACACCATGAGCCAGCCCGGCGTCTGGTCCCCCTCCGACCTGCGCCACATCCTCGGCGACTTTGGCGCCTTCGTGCTCGAGAGGGCCGGCGTCAACAttgacgaggccctcggcaACCTCAAGGAATACGAGGACCAGATCTACTACATCCCGCAGGTCGTCCCCAACGACGTGTCGAGTACCAAGATCCGGCTGTTACTGAGGAGGAATATGAGCATCGATTAC CTCATCCCCGCTGAGGTCATCAAGTATATTGAAGAGCACGGCCTGTATcacgaagacgatgccgcGACAAACGACAAgggaaaggagaaggaggtgcAATAG